Within Arcobacter lacus, the genomic segment AGGTGCTTTTGATACAGTTGATTATTTAGTAAAAGAGAATATCAAATATTTTGAAACATGGATAGATGAAGTTGATGCTGTTATTATTCCAGAAGCTACATGTAGTGCTATGATAAATAAAGATTGGGAACACTATTTACACGATCAACCAGAGTGGAAAGAAAGAGCTGTTAAATTATCAAAAAAAATATTTTTAGCAACAAAGTGGCTTGAAAATAATACTGAATTAAAAGAGTTACTTGCTAAAAGTGGTAAAAAATTCGACCAAATGGTAACTTACCATGACCCATGCCACGCTAAAAAAATGCAAGGTGTATGGAAAGAACCAAGAGAACTTTTAAAACAAAACTATGTATTAAAAGAGATGAGTGACTCAAATAGATGCTGTGGATTTGGTGGAGTTACTATGCAAACTGAAAAGTATGAGTTTTCTAAAGCAGCAGGTGCACCAAAAGCAGCGATGATTAGAGATACAAAAGCACAAATAGTAAGTGCTGAATGTAGCGCATGTAGAATGCAAATAACAAACTCTTTATATTTAGCAAATGTTGATGTAGAGTTTAAAAACCCTATTGAGTTAATAGCTCAAGCTTTAGAGGATTAAAAATATGGAATTTTGGCAAAATATATACTCGCATTTTAATCCAGTTGCTTTCAACTTAGGTTCTATTGCTGTTCACTGGTATGGGATAATGTATGCATTAGCACTTATTAGTGCTATTTTTGTTGCAAAGTGGTTTATAAAACATGATAAATTACCAATTTCTAATGATTTATTTGATTCATATATTTGGTGGGCAGAAATTGGAGTAATTTTAGGAGCTAGACTTGGTTATGTACTATTTTATGATAGTCATACAATGTATTATATAACTCATCCTTGGCAAATATTCAATCCATATATAAATGGAGTTTATGCAGGAATATCTGGAATGAGTTACCATGGAGCATTTTTTGGATTTATAATTGCTTCATATCTATTTTGTAGAAAAAACAAAGTCTCTTTTTGGTTTATAACTGATATTGCCGTACTTGGTGTTAGTGCTGCATATATATTTGGAAGACTTGGAAATTTTTTCAACCAAGAACTAATAGGAAGAGTTACTGATGTTCCTTGGGGAATTTATGTAGGAGGTGTTTTAAGACATCCTTCACAAATTTATGAAGCAATACTTGAAGGTTTATTCGTTTTTTTAGTTTTAGTAATTTACAGAAAAAGAAAGGCTTTTGATGGACAATTAGCGCTTATGTATGGAGGATTATATGCGATAGCTAGGATTATTGCCGAATTCTTTAGACAACCGGATAGTCAATTAGGTTTTTTAGTTGGAGAATGGCTAACGATGGGTATTTTACAATCCCTTATAATATTAGGAATTTGTTTATTTTTCTACGTATATAAAAAAAAGGCAATAATTAAAAATTAATTACCTACCTTTTTTTAATACCAGTTTGTAAGATTTAGCATTAGTTACATCTTGCAAAAACTTGGGTTCAACTTCATGCAAAGCTATAATATCAACGAAGAACTTACCTTCTAAGAGCCAACCTTTTCCAGTATCTTCAATGGTTTGAGATTCAAATAAATATATCAATTCTTCTTTTGAAACGATAAGTTCTTCCATATATTTTTTATATAATACTATTAATATTTAAACTAGTCACCTTTATAAATATCAATAGTATATCCTTTACTAGAGTGATTTCTGATAATCTCATAATAAGTTTTCTGTCTTATTTTATTTACTATATTTCTCATAGTATAAATAGACATCTCTTTACCTTTCCATACTATATCTTTTATCATATCATAATCTGTGATTTCATTTCTTCTTGCTATTAAAAGTTTTAAAAATGATTTTTCTAATCTTGTGAAATCTATTATTGCTCCACCTTTTTTGAAAAATTGATCTCTATATTCATCAAAATAAATACCTTGATCAAACTCTATTTTATCAACTCTTTTCATTTGGTTAAGACACATTAAAATAGCTAATTTTAAATCCATTAAATTTAAAGGTTTTGCTAAAAATGTATATGCTTCTAAATTTATAGCTGTTGCTACTTTATCATCACTATCTGAACTTGAAATAACTATTTTAGGTATAATTACTAATTTTGAAGACAATTCAGAAAAAGAACTATTTTTTAAATCAATATCTACAATTGCTAAATCGTAATTATTTGTTAAAGAAAGTTTTAACGCTTCCTCATAACTTGAAGTAAACTTTACTTCCTTAAATGCTTCTACAAATTCATCTTTTATACTATCTTTAATTGATAAATCATCACTTAAAAATATTACTTTTGTATTGTATAATTTTCTTATATTTTTCATTATTTTTGACATTTTTACTCTTTATATAATAATTTTAATTGTCAAATAATAACAAAAATTTTTTTATTTGTCAAAATTTTTTATTTTAAATCTTTCCAAGAACTACCAATACTTAATGATACTTTTAGAGGAACATTTAATTTGTAAATATTTTCCATTATATTTTTAATACTAAATGTTATTTCTTCAACAAATTCATCTTTTACTTCAAATACAAGTTCATCGTGAATTTGTAAAAGTAGCTTAATATTTTCATCATCTTTATATTTTTGATAAATATTTATCATAGCAAGTTTTATTAAATCAGCAGCACTTCCTTGAAATAAAGTATTTACAGCTTCTCTCAAATATGCAGCTTTCATCATAGCATTTGCTGAATTGAAATCAAATAATCTTTTTCTATTTAATAAAGTTTTTACATAACCATTTATATTTGCAAAATCTTCAATAGATTTTAAATAATCTTTTACACTTTTAAAAGCTTCAAAATATGAATCAATATATTGTTTTGCTTCTTTTGAAGGGATTCCTAAAGTCTCACCAAGTTTTTTGCTTCCCATTCCATACAATAATCCGAAATTTATAGATTTTGCAATACCTCTTTTTTCTTTTGCATTTTCTTCACCAAATATTTTAACAGCTGTTTGGTAGTGTATATCTAAATCATTTTCAAAAGCTTCGACTAAAGCTTTATCTTGACTAAAATGTGCCAAAAGTCTTAATTCAATTTGAGAATAATCAACTGCAACAAGTTTATAACCATCTTTTGGTATAAAAGCTTTTCGAATTTGTATAGTTGAATCACTTTTTGTGGGAATATTTTGTAAATTTGGATTTTTTGAACTCAATCTTCCTGTTGCTGTTCCTGTATGTAAAAATGAGGTATGAATTCTATTGTCATTAGTTTTTGAACCAAGTTCTAAAAGTGGTTCAATATATGTTGATTGTAATTTATAAGCTTCTCTATATTGTAAAAGCAATGGTATAACTTGATGTTCATTTATCAAACCATTTAAAACTCCCTCATCTGTACTATAACCTGTTTTTGTTTTTTTAGCAGTTGGCAAACCTAAAGTTTCAAAAAGAAGAGTCCCAAGCTGTTTTGGAGAATTTATATTAAATTCAACTCCACTTGTTTCATAAATTTTTGTTGTTAATTCACTTATATTTTTATTACTTAACTCTTTATACTCTTTTAATAAATTAACATCAACTTTTATTCCATTCATTTCCATATTTGCTAAAACATAAATAAAATCAAATTCGACCTCAAAAGCAAGATTCAGAAGTTCTTCTTCTCCTTTTTCTTTGAAAATTTGTAGTTGTTTTTTAAATAGTCTTAAAGTCATCAAAGCATCTTCAGCTGCATATTCACAAGCTTTTTGAATATCTACATTTGAAAAATTTTCACCTTTTTTTACAACATCAGTAAAACTTATCATTTTATGATCAAAATATTTATCAATTTGATAGTCAAGCCCTACTTTTTCATTTGTATTTAAAAGCCAAGATAAAATCATTGTATCAGCATAAAGTCTTAATTCAAGATCAAAATTTTTTTTAATTATTTGATAATCATATTTAAAATTCTGAAGAATCAATTTATGTCGATTTAACTGTACAATTGCAGCTTTAGCAGCTTCTAAAGATATTTGATTTCCAACTCCTAAATATACATGTCCTATTGGTACATAATAAGCTTTATTTTCTTCATAAGCAAAAGAAAATCCAACAATTTTTGCATTATCTATTTCTAAATCGGAAGTTTCAGTATCAAAAGATACAATAGCATCTCTTGGAATTGTATTTATTGCCATTGATAAGCTATTTTCGTTATCTAACAATATATATTCTATTTTTTCTTCTTTTTTTATTTGTTGTAAAGGTATTTGAGTTTGATATCCCATTCCCTCTTTATTGACTTTATCCAAAACTCTAGCCATATCATATTGAATTAAAATATCGCTAATTCTTAAAATAGGATTTTCATTTGGTAAAATAAATTCTTCTAAATTATCGATATAATGGCAATCTGTCATTAAAGTTACAAGTTTTTTTGACAAAATTGCGTTTTCTTTTCCTTCTATCAATAACTCTTTTGTTCGTTTTTTCTCAATATTGTCTATATTTGCATAAATATTCTCTAAAGTACCAAACTCTTTGATTAAAGACTCGGCTGTTTTGGCTCCTACTCCTTTAACTCCAGGAATATTATCAGCTGTATCACCTAACAAAGATTGATAATCTGTAAATTGAGAAGGTTTTACTCCATACTTTTCTATACATTTTTCTTCATTTATAACAACTTTTTTTGTTGGATCAAATAAATAAACATTATTTGAATCATCAATTAATTGATATAAATCTTTATCATGAGAAACAATTCTTACTTCTAAACCCTTTTGTTTAGCGTCATTTGCAATAGATGCAACCATATCATCAGCTTCATAACCAGTTCTAATTGCTGTTTTAAATCCCATCTTTTCTATCCAAGAAATTGCAATAGGAAGTTGAGTTAGTAAATCTTCTGGAACTTCTGGCCTTTGAGCTTTATATTGACTGTAAAGTTGATTTCTAAAAGTTTCACCTTTTGCATCAAGTGCAAAAACTATATAATCTGTTTTAAAATCTTTTCCTATATTTGATATAAAATTTATAAATCCTGTTAATAGTCCTGTTGGGAAACCATCTTTTGATTTTAATGGTGGTAAAGCAAAATAGCTTCTAAATAAAAAACCAAAAGTATCAATTATAGTGATTGTTTTTTTCATAAAATTATCTTCTTTCATATTTATTTAACGATTTTATAATATAATAAATTCAATAAAAGTAAGGAATACATAAAATGATAATAATCCCTGCAAGACTAAACTCAAGTCGCTTTGCCAACAAAATCATGGTAGATATTTTAGGGTTACCTATGGTGATAAAAACTGCAAAACAAGTTAGTAATCTAGATAAAGTTGTAATTGCAACAGATAGTCCAGAAGTTATAGATTTAGCTTCACAATATGGTTTTGATGCAGTTTTAACTTCAACTTCACATAATAGTGGTACAGATAGAATAAATGAAGCAGTAAATATTTTAAATTTAAGTGAAGATGAAATCATAATAAATGTACAAGCTGATGAACCTTTTATAGAACCAGAAGTTGTACAAGCTGTAATAAATAGAGTAAAACAGATAAAAGAAAATGATGAAAATATAATGATAACTTCTTGTTTTAAAGATATAACTTCAGAATTAGCAGATGATCCAAATCATGTAAAAGTTATTTTAGATGAACATTCAAATGCAATATATTTTTCAAGAGCAAAAATTCCATATCATAGAGATCATCACAAAGATGCTTCATATTTTGGACACCTAGGAATTTATGGTTTTACAAAAAAATCACTAAATGCTTTTTGTAAATTAAATTCTTCTAAGTTAGAAAATATTGAAAAATTAGAGCAGTTAAGAGCGATTGACAATGGAGAAAAAATAGCAATGGTAAAAGTTATTTCAAAATCTTTTGGTATTGATACACAAGAAGATTTAAATCGAGCTATTAAGCTTTTTTCAAATGAAAGATAAACTATGAACTATGATATTTTCATCATCAATGACAATTTTGAATTCGATGAAGTTAAAAAAAGTATCTCTAATAAATTTAATAATATAAATATTCATCAATTTTCAACTTTTAATAATATTCTTGATGAAATTGATTCTGTTGATATAATAATGGTTCATATCAATTTATTTGAAAAATTTGAAAAAATAAAAAAATTTTTAAAAGATACTACTGAAGTAATATATATTTCACATGATGATAAAATCAAAAACTTAAAAAACAGTTCAAATATCAACTATATTAACTTTGATAATAATAAATTAATTACAAAAATAGAGAATTATTTAAATAAAACAACTATCAAAGAAGAGATAATAAAAGAAGATTTTTATGAATCTTTCATCAATAATATTAATTGTCCTATTTTTGTAATATCAAATAATCATATTGTATTTTCAAATAATCATTTTTATAAATTAATAAATATATTTTCAGTAGAAGAATTAAATATAAAATACAAAAATATTAATAGTTTATTTGAAATTGAAAAAGATTCAATTAGAAATTTAGATGAAATTACTGAAAATTCAAAAGTTTGTATAATGGATGCTAATGAAAATAAAAAGTTTTTCTCTATCCAAAAAATATTTTTATCAACAAAAGATATAAACATTATTATTTTAACAGATATTTCTCATGTAATAGAACATAAAATAGAGTTGCAAAAGCTTCTTTATATCGATAATTTAACAAAATTGCCAAATAGAACAAAACTAATAGAAGATTTACAAAATAACTTACCTCAAATAAAAGCAATTGCTTTATTTAATATTAACTCTTTCAAAGAAATTAATGATTTTTTTGGACATAAAGTGGGAGATATTATCTTAAATGATGTCTCAAAATTAATTTTACAAATAATAGAAAATAACGATAGTTTGAAATTATATAAATTTCNNNNNNNNNNNNNNNNNNNNNNNNNNNNNNNNNNNNNNNNNNNNNNNNNNNNNNNNNNNNNNNNNNNNNNNNNNNNNNNNNNNNNNNNNNNNNNNNNNNNNTTTCTGATAGAAACAATAAATTAATTACAGCTGATATTGCACTACAAGGTGCAAAAAAAGACCACAAAGATTATCTTGTATTTTTTGAAAAACTTGACAAATTTCATGAATATGAAAATAATATGCTTTGGACAAAAAAACTTAAAACTGCTTTTTTAAATGATAAAATCACAGTATATTTTCAACCAATTATAAATAATCAAACTTTGAAAGTTGAAAAATATGAATGTTTAGTAAGACTTATTGATGAAGAAAATAAAGTTATATCACCATTCTTTTTCTTAGAAGTAGCAAAAAAATCTGGACAATATACAAAACTAACAAGAACTGTTATAAAAAAATCTTTTGAAACATTTGAAAATTTACCATTTGAATTTTCATTAAATATTTCATATAAAGATATAGTTGAACCTGATTTTTTAGAATTTATTAAAAAAATGCTAGATAAACACAAAGTTACAAATAGAGTTGTTTTTGAAATTTTAGAAGATGAAAGTATAAAAAATTATGATTTATTAATTAGTTTTATTGAAGAAATTAAAACTTTAGGTTGTAAAGTTGCGATTGATGATTTTGGAACAGGTTACTCAAACTTCGAACACCTTTTAAAAATGAATGTTAATTATTTAAAAATTGATGCTTCTTTGATAAAAAACATTACAAAAGATGAAAACTCTCGTAAAATAACAAAAACTATAGTTGAATTTGCAAAAAATTTAAATCTAAAAACTATTGCTGAATTTGTAGAAAATAAAGAAATCTTTGATATGGCAAAAGATTTAGGAGTTGA encodes:
- the lgt gene encoding prolipoprotein diacylglyceryl transferase yields the protein MEFWQNIYSHFNPVAFNLGSIAVHWYGIMYALALISAIFVAKWFIKHDKLPISNDLFDSYIWWAEIGVILGARLGYVLFYDSHTMYYITHPWQIFNPYINGVYAGISGMSYHGAFFGFIIASYLFCRKNKVSFWFITDIAVLGVSAAYIFGRLGNFFNQELIGRVTDVPWGIYVGGVLRHPSQIYEAILEGLFVFLVLVIYRKRKAFDGQLALMYGGLYAIARIIAEFFRQPDSQLGFLVGEWLTMGILQSLIILGICLFFYVYKKKAIIKN
- a CDS encoding response regulator transcription factor; protein product: MSKIMKNIRKLYNTKVIFLSDDLSIKDSIKDEFVEAFKEVKFTSSYEEALKLSLTNNYDLAIVDIDLKNSSFSELSSKLVIIPKIVISSSDSDDKVATAINLEAYTFLAKPLNLMDLKLAILMCLNQMKRVDKIEFDQGIYFDEYRDQFFKKGGAIIDFTRLEKSFLKLLIARRNEITDYDMIKDIVWKGKEMSIYTMRNIVNKIRQKTYYEIIRNHSSKGYTIDIYKGD
- the polA gene encoding DNA polymerase I, producing MKKTITIIDTFGFLFRSYFALPPLKSKDGFPTGLLTGFINFISNIGKDFKTDYIVFALDAKGETFRNQLYSQYKAQRPEVPEDLLTQLPIAISWIEKMGFKTAIRTGYEADDMVASIANDAKQKGLEVRIVSHDKDLYQLIDDSNNVYLFDPTKKVVINEEKCIEKYGVKPSQFTDYQSLLGDTADNIPGVKGVGAKTAESLIKEFGTLENIYANIDNIEKKRTKELLIEGKENAILSKKLVTLMTDCHYIDNLEEFILPNENPILRISDILIQYDMARVLDKVNKEGMGYQTQIPLQQIKKEEKIEYILLDNENSLSMAINTIPRDAIVSFDTETSDLEIDNAKIVGFSFAYEENKAYYVPIGHVYLGVGNQISLEAAKAAIVQLNRHKLILQNFKYDYQIIKKNFDLELRLYADTMILSWLLNTNEKVGLDYQIDKYFDHKMISFTDVVKKGENFSNVDIQKACEYAAEDALMTLRLFKKQLQIFKEKGEEELLNLAFEVEFDFIYVLANMEMNGIKVDVNLLKEYKELSNKNISELTTKIYETSGVEFNINSPKQLGTLLFETLGLPTAKKTKTGYSTDEGVLNGLINEHQVIPLLLQYREAYKLQSTYIEPLLELGSKTNDNRIHTSFLHTGTATGRLSSKNPNLQNIPTKSDSTIQIRKAFIPKDGYKLVAVDYSQIELRLLAHFSQDKALVEAFENDLDIHYQTAVKIFGEENAKEKRGIAKSINFGLLYGMGSKKLGETLGIPSKEAKQYIDSYFEAFKSVKDYLKSIEDFANINGYVKTLLNRKRLFDFNSANAMMKAAYLREAVNTLFQGSAADLIKLAMINIYQKYKDDENIKLLLQIHDELVFEVKDEFVEEITFSIKNIMENIYKLNVPLKVSLSIGSSWKDLK
- the kdsB gene encoding 3-deoxy-manno-octulosonate cytidylyltransferase; its protein translation is MIIIPARLNSSRFANKIMVDILGLPMVIKTAKQVSNLDKVVIATDSPEVIDLASQYGFDAVLTSTSHNSGTDRINEAVNILNLSEDEIIINVQADEPFIEPEVVQAVINRVKQIKENDENIMITSCFKDITSELADDPNHVKVILDEHSNAIYFSRAKIPYHRDHHKDASYFGHLGIYGFTKKSLNAFCKLNSSKLENIEKLEQLRAIDNGEKIAMVKVISKSFGIDTQEDLNRAIKLFSNER
- a CDS encoding GGDEF domain-containing protein, with protein sequence MNYDIFIINDNFEFDEVKKSISNKFNNINIHQFSTFNNILDEIDSVDIIMVHINLFEKFEKIKKFLKDTTEVIYISHDDKIKNLKNSSNINYINFDNNKLITKIENYLNKTTIKEEIIKEDFYESFINNINCPIFVISNNHIVFSNNHFYKLINIFSVEELNIKYKNINSLFEIEKDSIRNLDEITENSKVCIMDANENKKFFSIQKIFLSTKDINIIILTDISHVIEHKIELQKLLYIDNLTKLPNRTKLIEDLQNNLPQIKAIALFNINSFKEINDFFGHKVGDIILNDVSKLILQIIENNDSLKLYKF
- a CDS encoding EAL domain-containing protein, which gives rise to SDRNNKLITADIALQGAKKDHKDYLVFFEKLDKFHEYENNMLWTKKLKTAFLNDKITVYFQPIINNQTLKVEKYECLVRLIDEENKVISPFFFLEVAKKSGQYTKLTRTVIKKSFETFENLPFEFSLNISYKDIVEPDFLEFIKKMLDKHKVTNRVVFEILEDESIKNYDLLISFIEEIKTLGCKVAIDDFGTGYSNFEHLLKMNVNYLKIDASLIKNITKDENSRKITKTIVEFAKNLNLKTIAEFVENKEIFDMAKDLGVDYSQGYYFSAPIEKPNINEFKKK